The genomic stretch CAATATGTTCGCTGCTCTCCATGCGCCGATGCGCGTCGGCCGCCTTTTCCAGCGGAAACCTGCTGTCCATCAGCGGCTTGACGCGTCCCTCGCGCAGCAGCGGCATCACCTTGGCCTCGATGGCGGCG from Polyangia bacterium encodes the following:
- a CDS encoding zinc-binding dehydrogenase, which translates into the protein GGAKATVNFARLMVKRLHHTGSTLRPRSNADKAAMVAAIEAKVMPLLREGRVKPLMDSRFPLEKAADAHRRMESSEHIGKIVLVT